The genomic window CGGGCCCCCGGCCGGTTGCGCAAGCCCGGACGACGGGGTCTGGGCCGTCGTTGAGTCCGATGGCGCCGACCCGCTGCGCGCGGCTACTTCCGGTGGTGGCGACCCGCTGCGCCCGGCTACGCCGCCCTTGCGATCGCCGCGGCCGCGCTTGCGATCGCCGCTAGCTACGGTTGCCGTACTCGACCCGGTTGAGCACTGACGACTGCGGATCGCCCCCGGGGATTGGCGGCTTCGTGTCCTGTTGCACCATCAGCGTGACGCCGAAGATCGCCGCCGCGCCCAGCAACAAACCAACCACCACGCTCGCGGCGGCGGGCGCAATGATGCGGTTCATTCGATGGCTCCTTGGAGTTCACGGTCGTAGCTGAGACGACCTAACGCCAACCTAGCAGAACGCCTGGTGCGGGTCCGGCCGCGAGTCGCGCGGGCTCATGAGGGCCCTCATGAAGGCCAGGGAATACAGTGCCCGCGCCAGCACCGGTCGCCGTAATTCACCAGATACGGCCCGGTGGGGAGCTGCGTCGCCGGGGTCGTCGCGGGCACGGCGGCGTGGCCCTCGACCGCGATGGTGACGCCGACCGCCGCCGCGGCGCCGATCGTCAGGCCCGCCGCGATGCTCGCCGCGGCAGCCAGCGTGAACCCGGGCATCGCCAGCCCCCTTGCGTCGTCCCTGCTAGCTCGCGCTAGTACCCCCGCCGGTCAAACCGGTCAATCGTCAAGGTAACAGGGGTCGCCCCCTGGGCCCGGGTCGAAACACCCGTGACAACATGGCCCGATGCCCTTTCCGCGCACTCTTGCAGCGCTCGTCGCCGCATCGGTGCTGGTGGTCGGTTGCGGGCACACCGCGACGCGACCCAGCCCGTCCACCTCCGGCAAGCCGGTCGCCGCGCCCGCGCCGCCGGTGTGCGGCGACCCCACCACGTCGTTGTCGACCCGCGACAAGCTGGCTCAGCTGCTGATGGTCGGCGTGAAGAACGCCGACGATGCCCGGGCCGTCGTGGACACCTACCACGTCGGTGGGATCTTCATCGGCGGCTGGACGGACCTGTCGCTCTTCCAGGGGCCCCTGGCCGACATCGCGGGCAGCGCCGGGCCGTTGCCGCTGGCGGTCAGCGTCGACGAGGAGGGTGGGCGGGTGTCGCGGTTACGGTCGCTGATCGGCTCGGCCCCATCGGCCCGGACGCTGGCCCGAACCCAGACCCCGACCCAGGTGCACGACCTGGCCGCGCAGCGTGGCAAGAAGCTGCACGACCTGGG from Mycobacterium shigaense includes these protein-coding regions:
- a CDS encoding DUF2613 domain-containing protein, with the translated sequence MNRIIAPAAASVVVGLLLGAAAIFGVTLMVQQDTKPPIPGGDPQSSVLNRVEYGNRS
- a CDS encoding DUF2613 family protein, whose translation is MPGFTLAAAASIAAGLTIGAAAAVGVTIAVEGHAAVPATTPATQLPTGPYLVNYGDRCWRGHCIPWPS